The following are encoded together in the Candidatus Aenigmatarchaeota archaeon genome:
- a CDS encoding glycosyltransferase: protein SKKKGIWWGRNYGAKFAKGKYLVFVDADTALKRRYLEEIRHYLDNGYVGISAGFGLTGNDQKTRVLEELVNYYWIANSKVRRKPLIGFNVAVPRTAFDKIGGFKKKNVEDEQLNSDLAEVGEILFLKKRLVVTSTRRLDDYGFFGICRYYLDLILVDNRLVKGNPYGRFLKHKKYKPAGRL from the coding sequence AGCAAGAAGAAGGGAATCTGGTGGGGCAGGAATTACGGGGCAAAGTTTGCCAAGGGAAAGTACCTGGTCTTTGTGGATGCCGACACTGCCCTAAAAAGAAGATACCTCGAAGAGATACGGCACTACCTGGATAATGGATATGTGGGTATTTCTGCGGGCTTTGGGCTTACGGGAAATGACCAGAAAACCCGCGTACTGGAAGAGCTTGTAAATTACTACTGGATTGCCAACTCAAAAGTACGGCGAAAGCCGCTCATTGGGTTCAATGTTGCGGTTCCAAGAACCGCCTTTGACAAAATAGGCGGCTTCAAGAAAAAGAATGTCGAGGACGAGCAGCTTAACAGTGACCTTGCAGAAGTCGGCGAAATACTGTTCCTGAAGAAGCGCCTGGTTGTCACTTCTACGCGCAGGCTCGATGATTACGGCTTTTTTGGGATATGCCGGTATTACCTGGACCTGATACTTGTCGATAACCGGCTTGTGAAGGGAAACCCCTATGGCAGGTTTCTGAAGCATAAAAAGTACAAACCAGCAGGAAGACTTTAA
- a CDS encoding UbiA prenyltransferase family protein, producing the protein MLKKIRGVISLSRWKEVFDSTIAITLASLLFAGGGLGSLFFIILFANLVAMTYAFMINDVEDAVEDSKDIKKRLRNPICNGSLTRKEGLIVSNLFLLVSLSAYAYIAYLVGSWTLFLTGAFTLLVFFLYSYRGVRLKNIPVLDMLTHMYMLGGAIFLITHLAFSSTMSIYALVAFMVILCCSGYGQLENELRDFSTDKKCGMRTTAIVIGKKKAKTLEALLLGLALLGVLFIGASLENLAEYAKVYLASFAIIFAFPLLRFISDRKFDIKRWFQGSLVISLIATAVWILYTAQKLVF; encoded by the coding sequence ATGCTTAAGAAGATACGGGGAGTAATAAGCTTAAGCAGATGGAAGGAGGTTTTTGATTCCACGATTGCGATAACTCTCGCTTCTCTTCTTTTTGCCGGGGGTGGGCTGGGGAGTCTGTTTTTTATCATTCTTTTTGCAAATCTTGTTGCCATGACCTACGCCTTCATGATAAACGATGTTGAGGATGCGGTGGAAGATTCAAAGGACATAAAAAAAAGACTTCGAAATCCAATCTGCAATGGAAGCTTAACAAGGAAGGAGGGTTTGATAGTTTCCAATCTGTTTTTGCTTGTTAGCCTAAGCGCCTATGCCTACATCGCATACCTGGTGGGTTCCTGGACCCTATTTTTAACGGGCGCTTTTACTCTGCTGGTTTTCTTTCTCTATTCCTACCGGGGGGTCCGGCTGAAAAATATTCCTGTGCTGGACATGCTCACACATATGTATATGCTCGGAGGGGCTATCTTCCTGATAACTCATCTGGCCTTCTCTTCAACCATGAGCATTTATGCCTTAGTGGCATTTATGGTGATACTGTGTTGTTCCGGCTATGGACAGCTTGAAAATGAACTCAGGGATTTCAGTACTGACAAAAAATGCGGTATGCGGACAACAGCTATCGTAATCGGCAAGAAAAAAGCCAAGACCCTGGAAGCATTACTATTGGGTCTGGCACTTTTGGGGGTGCTTTTCATAGGGGCAAGCTTAGAGAATTTAGCAGAATATGCAAAAGTTTATCTTGCTTCCTTTGCCATAATATTTGCCTTTCCTCTGCTGAGATTCATATCCGACAGAAAGTTTGATATTAAAAGGTGGTTTCAGGGATCACTAGTGATTTCGCTTATAGCAACAGCCGTTTGGATACTGTATACTGCCCAGAAGCTTGTTTTCTGA
- a CDS encoding MBL fold metallo-hydrolase — protein MTTIKLTFLGTGAAIPTLKRGHTTLHIQYLGGSGRSILFDCGEGTQTNLIRAGINFMGIDAIFITHWHADHFIGLYGLLNSMGLEGRQKPVRIFGPHADKIGPKLLEFYKFPYAIEYYDTYRDGLVYNGEEFTIEAAKLKHTIDNVGYRLIEKGRLKLDKKLIKQIGLSGLECKELKENGKVTKNGKKISLKDVSYKVPGKIFVYSGDTVYQKKMEKFAKDADILVHECTCFTKDDLQDKMHSSFEDILKLKGFAKKVYLVHIGRKYQSHEELQKEAAIYKNIFFAKDLEKIEI, from the coding sequence ATGACCACCATAAAACTGACGTTCCTCGGAACCGGCGCAGCGATACCTACACTCAAGAGAGGGCACACCACACTCCACATCCAGTACCTTGGCGGCTCGGGGAGGTCAATACTTTTCGACTGCGGCGAAGGAACCCAGACCAACCTCATAAGGGCAGGAATAAACTTCATGGGAATCGACGCCATTTTCATAACCCACTGGCACGCAGACCACTTCATTGGGCTTTATGGGCTGCTCAACTCCATGGGGCTTGAAGGAAGGCAGAAGCCCGTAAGAATATTCGGCCCGCACGCAGACAAAATCGGGCCAAAGCTGTTGGAGTTCTACAAATTTCCCTATGCTATTGAGTATTACGACACCTACCGGGACGGGCTTGTTTATAACGGCGAGGAGTTCACAATCGAAGCGGCAAAGCTAAAGCACACGATAGATAATGTCGGCTACCGCCTTATCGAAAAAGGGCGGCTGAAGTTGGACAAAAAGCTCATCAAACAGATAGGGCTGTCGGGGCTCGAGTGCAAAGAGCTAAAAGAAAATGGAAAGGTCACAAAGAACGGAAAAAAAATCTCCCTTAAGGACGTTTCTTACAAAGTTCCCGGAAAAATTTTTGTCTATTCCGGCGACACGGTTTACCAGAAGAAAATGGAAAAATTCGCCAAAGATGCGGATATCCTAGTGCACGAATGCACGTGCTTTACCAAGGACGACCTCCAGGACAAGATGCACTCCTCATTCGAGGACATCCTTAAGCTCAAGGGATTTGCAAAGAAAGTCTACCTGGTGCACATTGGCAGGAA